From Culicoidibacter larvae, a single genomic window includes:
- the hflX gene encoding GTPase HflX, with amino-acid sequence MEQKAIIVGVQLDNNTEFYYSMEELANLADACDIAVVGELTQKLDRIHPTHYFGAGKVEELRLVIDQNDANLVICNDELSPSQLRNLERELEVKIVDRTILILDIFGARAKTKEAQLQVEVAELQYMLPRLVGLRASLGRQGGGVGLANRGSGEKKIELDRRRIEDKIALLNRELEHIVNHRHTQRKQRKKNELPIVSIVGYTNAGKSTLMNAAVDRFSEDKKHVFEKDMLFATLDTSVRKISFTDNKTFLLSDTVGFVSKLPHHLVRAFRSTLEEVIEADLLLHVVDFSQPEYLQMIDITNQVLGELGADNIPTIYVYNKCDLVQSEIPRIEGNNIYLSAKSQIGIEELMDMIRKEIFKDYRQVRFQIPFSEGQIVSYFNDHAHVISTEYNANGSEILVECKLSDIEKYKEYLL; translated from the coding sequence ATGGAACAAAAAGCTATAATTGTTGGTGTGCAATTAGATAATAACACTGAATTTTATTATTCAATGGAGGAACTGGCAAACCTTGCCGATGCCTGCGATATTGCTGTTGTCGGTGAATTAACCCAGAAACTTGATCGCATTCACCCTACCCATTATTTTGGTGCCGGGAAAGTCGAAGAACTTCGACTTGTGATAGATCAAAACGATGCTAATCTAGTGATTTGCAACGATGAACTTTCACCTTCACAGCTTCGTAATCTGGAGCGCGAACTAGAAGTTAAAATTGTCGATCGGACAATTTTAATTTTAGATATTTTTGGTGCACGCGCCAAAACTAAAGAAGCGCAACTTCAAGTTGAAGTTGCCGAACTACAGTACATGCTGCCACGCCTGGTCGGCCTGCGTGCTTCGCTCGGCCGCCAGGGTGGCGGCGTCGGCCTCGCCAACCGTGGATCCGGCGAGAAAAAAATCGAGTTGGACCGTCGCCGAATTGAAGACAAAATTGCTTTACTCAATCGCGAACTGGAGCACATTGTCAACCACCGCCACACCCAGCGGAAACAACGCAAGAAAAATGAATTACCAATTGTTTCAATTGTCGGCTACACCAATGCTGGTAAGTCAACATTAATGAATGCTGCGGTTGATCGTTTCAGTGAAGATAAAAAGCACGTCTTCGAAAAAGACATGCTTTTCGCAACCTTGGATACATCAGTACGTAAAATATCTTTCACCGATAACAAAACATTTCTGCTTAGTGACACGGTCGGCTTCGTCAGCAAACTGCCGCATCACCTGGTGCGCGCCTTTCGCTCAACTTTAGAAGAAGTCATCGAAGCTGACCTCTTGCTGCACGTTGTTGACTTCAGCCAGCCGGAGTATCTGCAAATGATTGATATTACCAATCAAGTACTCGGCGAACTCGGAGCTGATAACATTCCGACTATCTACGTATATAACAAATGTGACTTAGTACAAAGTGAAATTCCGAGAATTGAAGGCAACAACATTTATCTTTCTGCCAAAAGTCAAATCGGTATTGAGGAATTAATGGATATGATTCGCAAGGAAATCTTCAAAGATTATCGTCAAGTTCGATTCCAAATCCCTTTTTCAGAAGGCCAGATCGTATCATACTTTAATGATCATGCTCATGTTATCTCAACTGAATACAATGCTAATGGCAGTGAAATCTTAGTTGAATGTAAATTAAGCGACATTGAAAAATATAAAGAATATTTATTGTAG
- a CDS encoding alpha/beta fold hydrolase, whose product MPNNLFQTADGTSINYIDSKVGKPIIFIHGWGSSLKDYSEPMKALSQRGFRCIALDLRGHGKSKASSGFTVAQAAHDVHELIEHLELKDVALVGWSMGGAVIFSYVEQFGTQYLKKLIIADISPRMKNDDSWDMGLYKGAFNAAMFKYQKSLLPDHFNVFYGDFMYQVVNRSGHYKTAPYYFRWLSRIFAFRRKAAPDVLWTYWNALYKADYRNVLSKVLVPTAVFYAEPGSLFSPKTAEYIAANIPGKAELVPFPDADHLFVVNQKEAFTQAVEHFLNT is encoded by the coding sequence ATGCCAAACAATCTTTTTCAGACTGCCGATGGCACAAGTATTAACTATATTGATAGTAAAGTTGGCAAGCCAATTATTTTTATTCATGGCTGGGGCAGCAGTTTGAAAGATTATAGTGAACCGATGAAAGCATTGAGCCAGCGGGGATTTCGTTGTATTGCTTTAGATTTGCGAGGTCATGGTAAATCCAAAGCAAGCTCAGGATTTACTGTTGCTCAGGCTGCTCATGATGTACATGAGTTAATTGAACATTTAGAATTAAAGGATGTTGCTTTAGTTGGTTGGTCAATGGGCGGAGCAGTTATTTTTAGTTATGTTGAACAATTTGGTACTCAGTATTTGAAAAAACTTATTATTGCCGATATTAGTCCACGAATGAAAAATGATGATAGCTGGGATATGGGACTTTATAAAGGTGCATTTAATGCAGCCATGTTTAAGTACCAAAAGAGTTTGCTGCCTGACCACTTTAATGTCTTTTATGGTGATTTTATGTATCAAGTGGTTAACCGCAGCGGTCATTATAAAACTGCGCCATATTACTTCCGCTGGCTTTCGAGAATTTTTGCTTTCCGGCGTAAAGCAGCTCCGGATGTTCTTTGGACATACTGGAACGCACTATATAAAGCTGATTACCGCAATGTCCTTAGCAAAGTTCTAGTGCCAACTGCGGTGTTCTATGCTGAACCGGGGTCACTTTTCAGTCCTAAAACAGCTGAATATATTGCTGCAAATATCCCTGGCAAAGCCGAATTAGTGCCATTCCCGGATGCTGACCATTTGTTTGTAGTCAATCAAAAAGAAGCTTTTACCCAAGCTGTGGAGCACTTCTTAAATACATAG
- a CDS encoding DUF4097 family beta strand repeat-containing protein yields the protein MQQKRLNRILGITLAITLPVTIILFIVCTAMALSGSGINPSSIRTIDDNFANVETLEVSKLVDNVEIIAADVKDVHVQYDGYSDITTKYNEATKTLELKSDPTIGMGIINGGFKFNFFKWNHAGTLTITVPKTLTYFSSSDIVGNMTISGLSLENLKLESGVGNTTMENITVDNNASITGGVGNIDIIGLTAETLKIRGGIGNQSFENITVSGTSTIDAGIGNIYITDSKLNILTGSLGIGNLDLNGTTIEQNKLKSGIGNIDWADE from the coding sequence ATGCAACAAAAAAGATTAAATCGTATTTTAGGAATTACATTAGCGATTACATTACCAGTAACGATTATTCTGTTTATCGTATGTACAGCAATGGCGCTTTCTGGATCGGGTATTAATCCAAGCAGTATACGTACAATTGATGATAACTTTGCTAATGTTGAAACTTTGGAAGTTTCAAAATTAGTTGATAACGTAGAGATAATTGCAGCTGATGTTAAAGATGTTCATGTTCAATATGACGGGTATAGTGATATTACTACAAAATATAATGAAGCAACAAAAACCCTTGAATTAAAAAGTGACCCAACCATTGGAATGGGTATTATCAACGGTGGATTTAAATTCAACTTCTTTAAATGGAATCATGCCGGGACATTAACAATTACCGTACCAAAAACTTTAACATACTTCTCGTCGTCAGACATCGTTGGGAATATGACAATCAGTGGTTTATCACTAGAAAATCTAAAATTAGAGTCTGGTGTAGGTAACACAACAATGGAAAATATTACCGTTGATAACAACGCTTCAATTACTGGCGGTGTCGGCAATATCGATATTATCGGGCTTACTGCAGAAACGCTGAAAATCCGTGGTGGTATCGGCAATCAAAGTTTTGAAAACATCACTGTTTCAGGAACTAGCACTATTGATGCTGGAATCGGAAATATTTACATCACTGATTCAAAATTAAACATCCTTACCGGATCATTAGGAATCGGTAATCTTGACCTAAACGGCACAACAATTGAACAAAATAAATTGAAAAGTGGCATTGGCAACATTGACTGGGCTGATGAGTAA